The following proteins are co-located in the Apis mellifera strain DH4 linkage group LG9, Amel_HAv3.1, whole genome shotgun sequence genome:
- the LOC100576640 gene encoding uncharacterized protein LOC100576640 isoform X3, which yields MAESKESNSMTRYLSKCGLSGIEPLEASNDYSGEKSLKDKVCSWLHTLPGNENLLDPDVAERVDSDLDDTLTMSVSENDGQSKGITTDTNVDPSLEPPSTEACDKSDGDRSTCKEIPDDCSRNDKKPKGINPGNCSSRMDTKSEITKTTVRSSEEKFIEVQRTSPCDMLSSMQRNWSSVAKFGKEMRAKRKRLKSLDVSIENRGKRGSMGEAGGRSEVEEVGSRDRREGEECEKSLGKARYEALLDGERSILAEVEPAFGESSFVTLEGDGKIRIRSLNACQMNAIIGVSDEGNNEEGTERQMEVFNTPVHDRSKIFSQMIPDGSPNDDQDRGNLVDESVKNSPIPTDERTADVVADRPTPSKYQISTPSRKRLSLKRQSEDSKSSNTNAFNSDVGSRLNAVKRDLNRQIDKEEGNGIGKRKSTGDERERNLPSNDYAGRAWMMGDKKRNEYLVTFKKLGKFYKRGNEGRVKKRVPFFYLGATGKETSYYPGLHAHKSCNLACCNALKLEQKIDNESGTSIIASITDSNEVKSVEAAMKVKSKVKMDDRTVSSENRVEDVAARRISCEEIVPRPIGNANRSYDVDVLLVSSDDEPSTNRSPLPKTDSSCKDTVRMSSPSKDRSPQRFLSSSPPIDTLQTQKLNDPGSARRKRKQGNKRAQSFACISPNCNSFCVSIEKCSSRRTVVQEKETKESWESDSNHSLSSQATCIRATMLETKNSSRKNNSKGNERKRSPNPSSKDTEVIRSGKNLDRDTVKTCEKKVREKVYNRIVLLDSSESESMDNFVFLDGNVDDASPKTEKRKRTVSFDSADETDLNAIVNNWCNDGKLDERCKKKGKLERVRDTLDSSTSRDNFSTKSLDLVVGKFGKEKSNSNRTKNLEDRMALAVDEDSPDFCAVIDKVQNVRNGTMVFKEKQRQENAKTADSMMHDNFDEFIANVNTADLITDSDDGKGDKSRREDCMEGRNDCERKSKHAKSMCSEKIRWNKEIPHNGSDKENGNKMDVSGSENGDDEDPVCVNASNKSWRKDRFQGKKGVESCSKESTRTLIENPMTSSDKRFQMNNSANSSMGKDMYDYDSLMAVTQDDLMIKQFEEDLFGKPSKHSNDTLRTPKSLKKKECSRENEKNIQDVEHSGEEDDIVENTPKAKRKKLEAIDSPRESLPSISKTIEKSAYVRTPSSIMTTGSNLASTPGSMTNIHPLHQSTPKTQQFKNITGIVKRISVMNEQSNSKPTKNIGQRIDNQKSASQRSNVQNIAQRSMEQRIQNIQRSDHQNAMQRSDQRNSEQESNVPSTSQRSNDQRSIVQNEIVERNDIPSQRTIVRNAQKLCFVCSGLVSSEIEQVKTLAQKVNVKYRTQFDHEVTHVIVKADKHNSANKTLKYLQGVAHKKWIVGFQWVINSLKENNLVNEEPYEVVDFRTHEAGPRKSRLREKDLFTGFVFFCNGPYDNVSVEQYQDMLRATGAIVVQSLSALAAEKSRLRIIMIQGDTYEYEIIKWYRMVHAISIVHEWVVECISQYKLISFYPYLQELSRQEVLALGYPEYLLEEEVDEDSDNSCDVSM from the exons ATGGCGGAGTCAAAGGAAAGCAACAGTATGACGAGATACCTGTCGAAATGCGGCCTCTCGGGCATAGAGCCGTTGGAGGCGTCGAACGATTACTCGGGCGAGAAATCGTTGAAGGACAAAGTGTGCAGCTGGCTGCACACTTTGCCAGGGAACGAGAATTTGCTCGATCCTGACGTAGCGGAGCGCGTGGATTCCGATCTGGACGATACACTGACCATGTCCGTCTCCGAGAACGATGGCCAGAGCAAAGGGATAACCACGGACACGAACGTGGATCCCTCCCTCGAACCTCCATCGACGGAGGCGTGCGATAAAAGTGATGGAGATCGGTCGACGTGCAAAGAAATTCCGGACGATTGTTCGAGGAACGATAAAAAGCCTAAAGGAATAAACCCGGGCAATTGCTCGTCGAGGATGGACACGAAGTCGGAAATAACTAAAACTACTGTTAGATCGAGCGAGGAGAAATTCATCGAGGTGCAGAGAACGTCTCCTTGCGACATGTTGTCCTCTATGCAGAGGAACTGGTCCTCGGTTGCGAAGTTCGGCAAGGAGATGCGCGCCAAGAGGAAGAGATTAAAGTCTTTGGACGTGAGTATCGAGAACAGGGGGAAGCGTGGATCGATGGGCGAGGCGGGTGGACGGAGCGAGGTGGAGGAGGTCGGGTCGAGGGACAGGCGAGAGGGCGAAGAATGCGAGAAAAGTTTGGGGAAGGCTCGTTACGAGGCTTTGTTGGATGGAGAGAGATCGATATTGGCGGAAGTCGAGCCGGCCTTCGGCGAGTCGTCCTTCGTCACGTTGGAGGGGGATGGCAAGATACGCATCCGGAGTTTGAACGCCTGTCAGATGAACGCGATCATCGGTGTCTCGGATGAAGGGAACAACGAGGAGGGGACGGAGAGACAGATGGAGGTGTTCAACACGCCTGTTCACGATCGTTCCAAGATATTTTCCCAAATGATACCGGATGGATCGCCAAACGATGACCAAGATCGAGGTAATCTGGTTGACGAATCGGTTAAAAACTCGCCGATCCCGACAGATGAGCGAACGGCGGACGTCGTGGCGGATCGGCCAACGCCGTCCAAATATCAAATCTCCACGCCCAGTCGTAAGAGGTTGTCGTTGAAGAGGCAGAGCGAGGATTCGAAATCGAGCAACACAAACGCCTTCAACTCGGACGTTGGCTCTCGGTTGAACGCCGTCAAGCGGGATTTGAATCGTCAGATCGACAAGGAAGAAGGGAACGGAATAGGGAAGCGTAAAAGCACGGGTGatgaacgagagagaaatttacCATCGAACGATTACGCTGGTAGAGCGTGGATGATGGGGGACAAGAAGCGTAACGAGTATCTGGTCACGTTCAAGAAGCTGGGGAAATTTTACAAGCGAGGCAACGAGGGGAGGGTGAAGAAACGCGTCCCGTTCTTTTATCTGGGCGCAACCGGGAAGGAGACGAGCTATTATCCCGGTTTGCACGCGCATAAATCGTGCAATCTCGCGTGTTGCAACGCGTTGAAGCTTGAACAAAAGATAGATAACGAGAGTGGAACAAGTATAATAGCATCGATAACGGACAGTAACGAAGTTAAAAGCGTCGAAGCCGCGATGAAAGTGAAATCGAAGGTGAAAATGGACGATCGAACTGTGTCTTCCGAAAATCGGGTGGAAGACGTGGCTGCTAGACGAATCTCGTGCGAGGAAATTGTCCCTCGTCCGATCGGCAACGCGAACAGATCTTACGACGTGGACGTGCTGTTGGTATCCTCGGACGATGAGCCATCTACGAACCGATCTCCGCTTCCTAAAACCGATTCCTCGTGCAAAGACACAGTGAGGATGTCATCGCCGTCGAAAGATCGTTCCCCGCAACGATTCCTCTCTTCGTCTCCACCGATAGACACTCTTCAAACGCAAAAACTGAACGATCCAGGATcggcgaggaggaagaggaaacagGGAAACAAACGCGCGCAATCTTTCGCGTGCATTTCGCCCAACTGCAACTCCTTTTGCGTGTCGATCGAAAAATGCTCGAGTCGGAGGACGGTTGTCCAGGAGAAGGAGACGAAGGAGAGTTGGGAGAGTGATTCGAATCACAGTCTGTCGTCGCAGGCCACGTGTATCAGAGCCACGATGCTCGAgacgaaaaattcatcgaggaagaataattcgaaaggAAACGAGAGGAAACGATCGCCGAATCCGAGCAGCAAGGACACCGAGGTTATCCGATCGGGGAAGAATTTGGATCGGGACACGGTGAAGACTTGCGAGAAGAAGGTACGAGAGAAGGTGTACAACAGGATCGTGTTGCTGGACAGTTCGGAATCTGAATCTATGGATAACTTTGTTTTCTTGGACGGTAACGTCGACGATGCCTCCCCGAAAACCGAGAAGAGGAAACGTACCGTCTCCTTCGATTCTGCCGACGAGACGGACTTGAACGCGATTGTGAACAATTGGTGCAACGATGGAAAGCTCGACGAGAGGTGTAAGAAGAAAGGGAAGCTGGAGCGTGTTCGCGATACTCTTGATTCGAGCACGTCTAGGGACAATTTTTCGACCAAATCTTTgg ACCTGGTGGTTGGGAAATTTGGAAAGGAGAAATCGAATTCCAATCGAACGAAGAACTTGGAGGACAGGATGGCGTTAGCTGTGGACGAGGATTCCCCTGATTTTTGCGCGGTGATAGACAAAGTGCAGAATGTACGGAACGGAACGATGGTATTTAAGGAGAAGCAACGGCAAGAGAACGCGAAGACGGCGGACAGTATGATGCATGACAACTTCGACGAATTCATTGCGAATGTGAACACGGCAGATTTGATCACCGATTCTGATGATGGAAAGGGGGACAAGTCTAGAAGGGAGGATTGTATGGAGGGGAGGAACGATTGTGAGAGAAAATCTAAACACGCGAAATCTATGTGCAGCGAGAAAATTCGATGGAACAAGGAAATTCCGCATAACGGTTCTGATAAAGAAAACGGGAACAAGATGGATGTATCTGGCAGTGAGAATGGCGATGATGAGGATCCAGTGTGCGTAAACGCGAGTAATAAGAGTTGGAGGAAGGATAGGTTTCAGGGGAAAAAGGGAGTCGAGTCGTGCAGTAAAGAATCGACGAGGACATTGATAGAGAATCCAATGACTTCGTCTGATAAGAGGTTCCAAATGAATAACAGTGCGAATAGTTCGATGGGCAAAGACATGTACGATTATGATTCTTTGATGGCCGTCACGCAAGATGACTTGATGATTAAACAATTCGAGGAAGATCTGTTTGGTAAACCTTCTAAACATTCTAATGATACTTTGAGGACTCCTAAAAGcctaaagaagaaagaatgttCAAGAGAGAATGAAAAG AATATCCAGGACGTTGAACACTCGGGTGAAGAAGACGACATTGTTGAGAACACTCCTAAAGCAAAGAGGAAAAA ATTAGAAGCAATCGATTCGCCGAGGGAGAGTTTGCCATCGATCTCGAAGACCATCGAAAAGTCAGCCTACGTCAGAACACCATCATCGATCATGACGACCGGAAGCAACCTGGCTAGCACTCCAGGCTCGATGACCAATATCCATCCACTCCATCAAAGCACCCCTAAAACGCAGCAATTCAAAAACATAACCGGCATCGTAAAGCGAATTTCTGTCATGAACGAGCAGTCCAACAGCAAACCGACTAAGAACATTGGTCAGAGAATCGATAATCAGAAAAGTGCTTCTCAGAGGAGCAACGTTCAGAATATCGCTCAAAGAAGTATGGAGCAGAGGATCCAGAATATCCAGAGAAGCGATCATCAAAACGCTATGCAAAGGAGCGATCAGAGGAACAGTGAGCAAGAAAGTAACGTTCCAAGCACTAGTCAAAGGAGCAACGATCAGAGAAGCATTGTTCAAAACGAAATCGTTGAAAGGAACGATATTCCCTCTCAGAGGACGATTGTTCGGAATGCGCAGAAGCTTTGTTTCGTGTGCAGCGGTCTGGTATCGTCTGAAATAGAGCAAGTGAAGACGTTGGCGCAAAAAGTGAACGTGAAATACAGAACGCAATTTGATCACGAAGTGACACACGTGATAGTGAAAGCGGACAAGCACAACAGCGCTAACAAGACTCTGAAATATCTGCAGGGAGTAGCCCATAAAAAATGGATCGTGGGATTCCAATGGGTGATCAATTCGTTGAAGGAGAATAATTTGGTGAACGAGGAACCGTATGAGGTTGTAGACTTCAGAACTCACGAGGCTGGCCCTCGAAAGTCACGGCTCAGGGAGAAGGATCTGTTCACTGGATTCGTGTTTTTCTGCAATGGACCTTATGATAATGTTTCCGTGGAACAGTATCAG GACATGCTACGCGCTACTGGTGCCATTGTGGTTCAGTCTCTATCCGCTCTAGCCGCTGAAAAAAGTCGGTTGAGGATCATCATGATCCAAGGGGACACGTACGAATACGAAATTATAA AATGGTATAGAATGGTTCATGCCATATCGATCGTCCACGAATGGGTAGTCGAGTGTATCAGTCAATACAAACTGATATCATTCTATCCATATCTGCAGGAATTATCGCGGCAGGAGGTACTCGCACTTGGTTATCCGGAATATCTCCTCGAAGAAGAGGTTGACGAGGACTCTGATAACTCATGTGATGTCTCAATGTGA